Proteins encoded within one genomic window of Heptranchias perlo isolate sHepPer1 chromosome 35, sHepPer1.hap1, whole genome shotgun sequence:
- the LOC137302241 gene encoding probable G-protein coupled receptor 139, whose product MRLSRFTEIEFIYYPVLAAIGVPVNLLAIVILSRGKCGLSKCITRYLVAMATADLLVIVCNVILYRIAHLYWRDTFLLYTPVCRFILFLAPTATDSSVWLTVAFTFDRFVAISCQKLKTKYCTEKTSLVIIVTLSALFGLKNIPRPFVYIHYPTVNNIPRGCLVSSQFYILPTWIAFSWIEQLLTPLLPFCLILLFNALTVRRILVASRARRSLRDLSNGENDKDPEMKNRRRSIVLLFAISGSFILLWMTTVVYFLYYRISGVFNRRSLFNPFATFEQAGILLQLLSSCTNTAIYTVTQSKFREELLNVIKYPFTLMDALQPLRCPPVAESPKRTGRHRVPHLQGHPGAEYSAKERPTVGATAPTGPV is encoded by the exons ATGCGTTTGTCGCGATTTACGGAGATAGAattcatttattatcctgttctggcAGCAATTGGAGTACCTG tgaacttgctggcgattgtgatcctgtcccgtggaaagtgcggtctctccaaatgtatcactcgctacctggtggccatggcgacggcggatctcctggtgattgtctgtaatgtgatcttatatcggattgctcatctttattggcgggacactttcctgctctacactcctgtttgcagattcattctcttcctggctcctactgccacagacagttctgtttggttaacggtcgcttttacctttgatcgttttgtagccattagttgtcagaagctgaaaacaaaatattgcaccgagaaaacttcaCTTGTGATTATCGTGACTTTGAGCGCGCTGTTCGGTTTAAAGAATATTCCCCGGCCCTTCGTGTATATTCATTACCCTACTGTTAACAATATACCACGGGGTTGCCTTGTATCATCACAGTTTTATATTCTACCCACATGGATCGCATTTTCTTGGATTGAACAGCTGTTAACCCCGTTGCTtccattctgtttgattttattgtttaatgctctcaccgtcagacgcattttagtggccagtcgggcccgaaggagcctccgggacctcagcaatggtgagaatgacaaggaccctgagatgaagaaccgcagaaggtccatcgttttactttttgccatatccggcagttttatcctgctctggatgacaacggtcgtatattttttatattatcGAATTTCAGGTGTCTTTAACCGCCGATCTTTGTTTAACCCTTTTGCAACCTTCGAACAAGCGGGAATTCTGCTTCAGCTTCTGAGTTCCTGCACGAACACGGCCATTTACACAGTGACCCAgagtaagttcagagaggagctgctcaATGTGATTAAATATCCGTTTACTCTAATG gatgcactccagcccctgcggtgccccccggtcgcggaaagccccaagcgaaccggcagacaccgcgtgccccatctccagggccacccaggcgcGGAGTATTCTGCAAAAGAGAGGCCGACAgttggagcgaccgcccccacgggccccgtctaa